In Pantoea cypripedii, the following proteins share a genomic window:
- the infC gene encoding translation initiation factor IF-3, producing MKGGKRVQPTRPNRINGEIRATEVRLTGVDGEQLGIVSLREAIEKAEEAGVDLVEISPNAEPPVCRIMDYGKFLYEKSKSSKEQKKKQKVIQVKEIKFRPGTDEGDYQVKLRSLIRFLEEGDKAKITLRFRGREMAHQQIGIEVLNRVKEDLVELAVVESFPSKIEGRQMIMVLAPKKKQ from the coding sequence ATTAAAGGCGGAAAACGAGTACAACCGACGCGTCCTAATCGTATCAACGGCGAAATTCGCGCTACTGAAGTGCGCCTGACTGGCGTTGATGGCGAGCAACTTGGCATTGTGTCTCTGCGCGAAGCTATCGAGAAAGCAGAAGAAGCTGGCGTAGATTTAGTTGAAATCAGCCCTAACGCCGAACCGCCGGTTTGCCGTATTATGGATTACGGCAAGTTCCTCTATGAAAAGAGCAAATCTTCTAAGGAACAGAAGAAGAAGCAGAAAGTTATCCAGGTTAAGGAAATCAAATTCCGACCTGGTACCGACGAAGGCGACTATCAGGTAAAACTCCGCAGCCTGATTCGTTTTCTGGAAGAGGGCGATAAAGCCAAAATCACGCTGCGTTTCCGTGGTCGTGAGATGGCGCACCAACAGATCGGTATTGAAGTGCTTAACCGCGTGAAAGAAGATCTGGTTGAACTGGCAGTGGTCGAATCCTTCCCATCGAAGATCGAAGGCCGCCAGATGATCATGGTGCTCGCACCTAAGAAGAAACAGTAG
- the rpmI gene encoding 50S ribosomal protein L35 produces MPKIKTVRGAAKRFKKTASGGFKRKHANLRHILTKKSTKRKRHLRPKGLVSKGDLGLVIACLPYA; encoded by the coding sequence ATGCCAAAGATTAAAACTGTACGTGGCGCGGCTAAGCGCTTCAAGAAGACCGCTTCTGGCGGCTTCAAGCGTAAGCACGCGAACCTGCGTCATATTCTGACCAAAAAATCAACTAAGCGTAAACGTCACCTGCGTCCGAAAGGCCTGGTGTCTAAAGGCGATCTGGGTCTGGTTATTGCCTGCCTGCCGTACGCATAA
- the rplT gene encoding 50S ribosomal protein L20, whose translation MARVKRGVIARARHKKILKQAKGYYGARSRVYRVAFQAVIKAGQYAYRDRRQRKRQFRQLWIARINAAARQNGISYSRFINGLKKASIEIDRKILADIAVFDKVTFTALVEKAKSALA comes from the coding sequence ATGGCTCGCGTAAAACGTGGTGTAATTGCTCGCGCACGTCACAAAAAAATCTTAAAACAAGCTAAAGGCTACTACGGTGCACGTTCACGTGTATACCGCGTTGCCTTCCAGGCTGTTATCAAAGCTGGTCAGTATGCTTACCGTGACCGTCGTCAACGTAAGCGTCAGTTCCGTCAGCTGTGGATCGCACGTATCAACGCTGCGGCGCGTCAGAACGGCATCTCTTACAGCCGTTTCATCAATGGCCTGAAAAAAGCGTCCATTGAAATCGACCGTAAAATCCTGGCTGACATCGCTGTATTCGACAAAGTGACATTTACTGCACTGGTTGAAAAAGCAAAATCAGCTCTGGCGTAA
- the pheM gene encoding pheST operon leader peptide PheM, whose product MHAAIFRFFFYFSA is encoded by the coding sequence ATGCACGCTGCTATTTTCCGTTTCTTTTTTTACTTTAGCGCCTGA
- the pheS gene encoding phenylalanine--tRNA ligase subunit alpha, producing the protein MSQLADLVARATAAIDEASDIAALDAVRVEFLGKKGHLTLQMTTLRELPAEERPAAGAVINEAKQQVQDRLNARKDTLESAALNARLAEETIDVSLPGRRSENGGLHPVTRTIDRIETFFGELGFAVATGPEIEDDYHNFDALNIPGHHPARADHDTFWFDATRLLRTQTSGVQIRTMKNQQPPIRIIAPGRVYRNDYDQTHTPMFHQMEGLIVDKDISFTNLKGTLHDFLNNFFEENLQIRFRPSYFPFTEPSAEVDVMGKNGKWLEVLGCGMVHPNVLRNVGIDPEVYSGFAFGMGMERLTMLRYGVTDLRAFFENDLRFLKQFK; encoded by the coding sequence ATGTCCCAACTCGCAGACCTGGTGGCCCGTGCCACGGCCGCCATCGACGAGGCGTCGGATATCGCCGCTCTGGACGCCGTGCGCGTCGAATTCCTGGGTAAAAAAGGACATCTGACACTGCAGATGACCACCCTGCGTGAACTGCCAGCAGAAGAGCGTCCTGCTGCCGGTGCGGTAATCAATGAAGCCAAACAGCAGGTACAGGATCGCCTCAATGCGCGCAAAGATACGCTGGAAAGCGCGGCGCTGAATGCGCGTCTGGCAGAAGAGACGATCGATGTCTCACTGCCGGGCCGTCGTTCTGAGAACGGTGGGCTGCATCCGGTAACCCGTACCATCGATCGTATCGAAACCTTTTTCGGTGAATTGGGTTTCGCGGTCGCCACCGGGCCGGAAATTGAAGATGACTACCATAACTTTGACGCGCTGAATATTCCGGGCCACCACCCGGCGCGTGCCGATCACGACACCTTCTGGTTCGATGCGACCCGCCTGCTGCGTACGCAGACCTCTGGCGTGCAGATTCGTACCATGAAAAATCAGCAGCCGCCGATTCGCATCATCGCGCCGGGCCGTGTGTATCGTAACGATTACGATCAGACGCACACCCCGATGTTCCATCAGATGGAAGGGTTGATCGTAGATAAAGACATCAGCTTTACCAACCTGAAAGGCACGCTGCACGATTTCCTGAACAACTTCTTTGAAGAGAACCTGCAGATTCGCTTCCGTCCGTCTTACTTCCCGTTCACCGAACCTTCCGCTGAAGTGGATGTGATGGGTAAAAACGGCAAATGGCTGGAAGTGCTGGGTTGCGGCATGGTGCACCCGAATGTGCTGCGCAACGTGGGTATTGACCCGGAAGTCTATTCTGGCTTTGCCTTCGGTATGGGTATGGAGCGTCTGACCATGCTGCGCTATGGCGTGACCGATCTGCGCGCCTTCTTCGAAAATGATTTACGTTTCCTCAAACAATTTAAATAA